GGCGAAAGCAGCGGAGGTCGCCCAGGCCGACGCCTGCTTCTTGCTGCTTCGCGACGAGGTGAGCCGGGAAGACAGTCTTCGTTTGACGGTTCGGGCTGGGTTCGGTGAGGGCGCGCACCAGTTCCTCGGCGCCGCCTACAGCGTGCCGGATGCTCGGACGGCGCTGCTCGCGGGCGACGGAAGCTCTTACCGGTTCGACGGTGGAGCCCATCCGTTCGTCCCGCTCGATGCGCATCCGGTGCCCGACCGTTTCCTCGGCCCCGGCGCGATCGTTCCGCTCGCCGCGGGCGGGCGTGTGCTCGGGGTGATCTCGGTGGTGCGCGAAGAGGGCCGGCAGCCGTTAGGCGATGCCGACGTTCGGATGCTCTCGGCGTTCGCCGGCCAGGCGGCGCTCGCGATCGAATTCAGCCGGGCCGCCGCCGACCGGCAGCGGTTGGCGGTCTTCGAGGACCGCGACCGGATCGCTCGGGACCTCCACGACCTGATCATCCAGCGCCTGTTCGCCGTCGGCCTCGGCTTGCAGGGCGTCAGCGTGATGTCCGGGCGCCCGGAGGTGGCGGACAAACTCAACACATTCGTCGACGACCTGGACGAGACGATTCGCGACGTCCGGAAGACGATCTTCTCGCTGCAAGAACCCGTCGACCGACCCAGCGGGCTGCGCGGCGAGGTGTTGCGCGTTGTCGTCGGGGCAGCGGACACACTCGGCTTCGAGCCGCGATTGCGATTGGACGGTCCGCTCGACGCGGCGGTTCCGGATGCGATCCGCCCGGATCTGCTCGCCGTGCTGGGCGAGGCATTGACGAATGTCGCCCGGCACGCGCAGGCGAGCAGCGCGGAGGTCGGGGTGAGCGTCGACACGGAAGAAGGCCGGGTCACGCTCGTGGTGACCGACGACGGTATCGGGCCGGGCCCGGACGACACTCCCGGCCACGGAACGGTCAACATGGCCGCCCGAGCCCATCGCTACGGAGGCGACTGCACCCTCGAGCACAACGGCGAACGCGGTGCCCGGCTCTGCTGGTCCGTTCCGCTGCAGCTGAGCGACTGACGACGGGACCTCGAGCCGGTTCGGACGGGACTTCAGCCTCTGCATGCGGACCCCACTGAAGCCAGACGATCGAGGTGGGAGAGCCGGGGACCGCAGGGTCCGCCGGCGGGGACGCGCGGCACCCTGCCGCGTCGGCAGAGGAGCCCACGATGACCCACCGTCAGGTCAAAGACGTCATGACGACCGACGTCCGCACGGTCTACGTCGGAGCACCGGCGAAAGTGGTCGCCGAACAACTCGAAGCGGAACAGGTCAGCGCGCTGCCGGTCGTGGATGACGACTTCCACGTGGTCGGGGTCGTCTCGGAGGCGGATCTGCTCCACAAGATCACTTACCAGGACGACGTGGACGACCGGCCGCGTCTGCTCCGCCGGCACCGCGCCGACCGGGCGAAAGCCGAAGCAGCGTCCGCGCGGACGCTGATGACCTCGCCGGCCGTGACGATCCGGCCGGGCGCGTCGGTGGTCGAAGCCGCCGCGCTGATGGAGCGCCAGCACGTCAAGCGGCTGCCGGTCGTCGACGACACCGGAGAGCTGGTCGGCATCGTGAGCCGCCGCGATCTGGTTCGGCTGTTCACCCGCCCGGACGAGGAGATTCGCAGCGAGGTCGAGCAGGAGGTGTTCGGTCAGGTGCTGATGCTCGCTCCCGGTACCGCGGCCGCCTGGGTCGCGAACGGCCACGTCACGCTGCGCGGACGCCTACCGCGGAGGAGCGAAACCCAGATCGTCGCCGAGCTCACCCGGCGGATCGACGGTGTCGTCGGCGTCGCGAACGCGATGACGTTCGAGCAGGACGACACGACCTACCGGGCGCTCCGGGAGGACGTCGCTTCGCGCGGCATCTACTACTGAATCGTGCGCGCTCCCACCCGGAGGGAGGAACGATGAATCGGTACACGCGCGTACATCGCGCGGTTCGAGGTCTCGGTTTCGGGCGCAATCCGCTCCTCCGTCGTGTGGATCGGATGGAGAGCCTCACCCGGCTGCTCACCGCGGTCCTCGCGGTGGGGTTGCTGGTCGCCGTGGGCGTCCTCATGACCGTGTCCTACCAGGCGGCCGTTACTCGCCACACGGCCGAACAGCGGCAACGGCATCAGGTCACCGTAATTCTGCTCGCTGACGCCGTTTCCTCGTCGGACAGCCCCTACGCTCCGGTCTATCGGCAGAGGATGCCGGTGAAAGCTCGGTGGACGGAGCCCGACGGAACGGCGCGGACGGGCAACGTCTACGCCCGGTACCCCGGGGAGAGAGGCGATCGCATCTCGGTGTGGTTCGACGCATCTGGTTCACCGGTGCCCGAGCTGACCACCCTTGGCGATCTGCAGGCACAGGCGTGGACCACGGGCCTTGCCGCTGTCAGCCTGGGCGAGTTCGTGCTGTTCGTCGCGTATTGCTCGCTGCGAACTGCCCTCGATCGGCGTCGCGATGCGGCGTGGACGGTCGAGTGGGCGGTCGTGGAAGAGCGGTGGCGCCACAACGTCTGAACGATCGATATGCCTCGGGGGCGGTCGACCGGACCGCCCCCGAGCTTTCTCCGCGATCAGCGTGCCGCGGTGGGTGTACGCACGACGAGCACCGGCGCATCCGCGTGGTGCACCAGCCGGCGCGCAACCGAGCCGATCAGCATGCCCGCGAAGCCTCCCCGGCCGTGCGAGCCCACGACCACCAGTCCGGCCTTCTCCGCCAAGTCCAGCAGCATCCGCGCCGGCTGCTCGCGCTCGACGACCGTGGTGACCCGGACCCGGGGGTACCTCGTCTGCCAGGCGGTCACCTGACGCTTGACCAGTTCGTCGGCGTGGTGGCGGACCTCGATCCAACTGGGTGCCGCCGCCGCGTCGAACATTCCGACCAGGCTGACGTCGCTCCATGCGTGGGCGACCACCAGGGGCGCCGCCCAGCGATCGGCCTCCCCGAAAGCGGCGTCGAGGGCGGCCGCATCCCGCTCGGAACCGTCGATGCCGACGACAACCGGGGCGTCCGGCCCGGGCAGGCGATCCGCGCGGACGACGACCACCGGGCTCCGCGCATGGGCGGAGACCGCAGCGGACACCGACCCTAGGATCATTTCGGCCGCCGGATTGAGGCCGCGGCAGCCGACCACCACGAGTTCGCTGAACGCTGACGCGTCCAGGAGCGCGTGCACCGGCGGTTCGTCACTGACACGGCCGGAGACCGACAGCGCAGGCAACGCCGCGCCAACCCGGGTGACCGCCCGCTCGAGCGTCTTCTGTCCGTCGATCCGGGCGGCGTCCCTGAGCTCGGCCACGCGGTAGCCGGCGTAGATCTGGCGTTCGCTCGGCCACCCGACGGCGATGAGCACCTGGAGCGGCAGCTCGCGGGCGAGCGCGTAGCGGGCGGCCCAGTCGAGGGCGGCCATGGCGGGTGCCGAGCCGTCGATACCCACGGTGACCACAGATGTGTCTGACATGTCTGCCTCCTTCCTCTTGCCTTCAGGGTCCGGTGCGTCGTGTGCCCGCGGCAGAGTCGGAAGTCCCGGCAGAGGACCCAGTCAGTGCGGGACGTGTGGCCCTACCCGGCGGGGACCAGGCGTCACCGCTGTCCCGAAGGTGCAGTGGCGTTCAGATCGCCTGTCGAAGGCGTTCGACCGGGCCGGGCGGGTGGCGCAACCGGACGAGGTCGCGATGCTGATCTGCTGGCTCGGTGCCAGCGAGGCGAGCAACGCCCACGGAGCGGTCATGACGTGCGACGGCGGCTGGACTGCCGGAAGGCCTCTCACGATCAGGACGTTGGCCTCTGCTCTCGGCGAGGGCTTCGGCGTTTCCTGGAATTGGAGCTTTGGCCAAGAGAGGTGAGAACGATGGCGATCCTTCAGACTTCGGATGACCG
This window of the Cryptosporangium minutisporangium genome carries:
- a CDS encoding GAF domain-containing sensor histidine kinase, with product AKAAEVAQADACFLLLRDEVSREDSLRLTVRAGFGEGAHQFLGAAYSVPDARTALLAGDGSSYRFDGGAHPFVPLDAHPVPDRFLGPGAIVPLAAGGRVLGVISVVREEGRQPLGDADVRMLSAFAGQAALAIEFSRAAADRQRLAVFEDRDRIARDLHDLIIQRLFAVGLGLQGVSVMSGRPEVADKLNTFVDDLDETIRDVRKTIFSLQEPVDRPSGLRGEVLRVVVGAADTLGFEPRLRLDGPLDAAVPDAIRPDLLAVLGEALTNVARHAQASSAEVGVSVDTEEGRVTLVVTDDGIGPGPDDTPGHGTVNMAARAHRYGGDCTLEHNGERGARLCWSVPLQLSD
- a CDS encoding CBS domain-containing protein codes for the protein MTHRQVKDVMTTDVRTVYVGAPAKVVAEQLEAEQVSALPVVDDDFHVVGVVSEADLLHKITYQDDVDDRPRLLRRHRADRAKAEAASARTLMTSPAVTIRPGASVVEAAALMERQHVKRLPVVDDTGELVGIVSRRDLVRLFTRPDEEIRSEVEQEVFGQVLMLAPGTAAAWVANGHVTLRGRLPRRSETQIVAELTRRIDGVVGVANAMTFEQDDTTYRALREDVASRGIYY
- a CDS encoding Rv1733c family protein, yielding MNRYTRVHRAVRGLGFGRNPLLRRVDRMESLTRLLTAVLAVGLLVAVGVLMTVSYQAAVTRHTAEQRQRHQVTVILLADAVSSSDSPYAPVYRQRMPVKARWTEPDGTARTGNVYARYPGERGDRISVWFDASGSPVPELTTLGDLQAQAWTTGLAAVSLGEFVLFVAYCSLRTALDRRRDAAWTVEWAVVEERWRHNV
- a CDS encoding universal stress protein, which gives rise to MSDTSVVTVGIDGSAPAMAALDWAARYALARELPLQVLIAVGWPSERQIYAGYRVAELRDAARIDGQKTLERAVTRVGAALPALSVSGRVSDEPPVHALLDASAFSELVVVGCRGLNPAAEMILGSVSAAVSAHARSPVVVVRADRLPGPDAPVVVGIDGSERDAAALDAAFGEADRWAAPLVVAHAWSDVSLVGMFDAAAAPSWIEVRHHADELVKRQVTAWQTRYPRVRVTTVVEREQPARMLLDLAEKAGLVVVGSHGRGGFAGMLIGSVARRLVHHADAPVLVVRTPTAAR